A section of the Girardinichthys multiradiatus isolate DD_20200921_A chromosome 5, DD_fGirMul_XY1, whole genome shotgun sequence genome encodes:
- the LOC124868656 gene encoding erythroblast NAD(P)(+)--arginine ADP-ribosyltransferase-like, whose protein sequence is MLVFGSLYLLLCWMFPVCTHKIIGTFITQDDQSFPLDMATSSVDDRYSTCAEKMEEKVKDTVFKNEMKNELFKNAWAPAEKCAKKNINQRERGDEALTKDHMQAICVYTAGGHANFYKTFNEEVRTKGKEYGSSFLFHSLHFWLTRAIQILNDKKKCYTTFRRTNTKFTGDVHKVIRFGTFTSTSNLSNLKAFGHTTCFKVRTCHGAYLKKYPKLGGKEQEVLIPPYEKFKIISKGKPGKQLSDCEIVYVLNSTGIQSNLDCKTAKQILL, encoded by the exons ATGCTGGTTTTTGGTTCTCTGTATTTGCTTCTTTGTTGGATGTTTCCTGTATGTACCCATAAG ATCATTGGCACCTTCATTACACAAGATGATCAGTCCTTCCCACTGGACATGGCTACAAGTTCTGTTGATGACAGGTACTCTACCTGTGCTGAAAAGATGGAAGAAAAGGTCAAGGACACTGTCTTCAAAAACGAAATGAAAAATGagttatttaaaaatgcttGGGCACCAGCAGAAAAGTGTGCAAAGAAGAATATAAACCAAAGAGAGAGAGGAGATGAGGCTCTAACAAAAGATCACATGCAAGCAATTTGTGTTTACACAGCTGGAGGACATGCAAACTTCTATAAGACATTCAATGAAGAAGTCAGGACCAAAGGAAAAGAGTATGGTTCATCCTTTCTATTCCATTCCTTACATTTCTGGCTGACCAGGGCAATACAGATccttaatgacaaaaaaaagtgtTACACAACTTTCCGCAGAACCAACACTAAATTCACTGGTGATGTCCACAAAGTAATTCGGTTTGGTACTTTTACCTCCACCTCCAACTTATCAAATCTTAAAGCCTTTGGTCATACTACATGCTTTAAAGTTAGAACTTGTCATGGTGCTTATTTGAAAAAATACCCAAAGCTTGGAGGCAAAGAGCAAGAGGTGCTCATACCACCTTATGAGAAGtttaaaataatcagcaaagGTAAACCTGGGAAACAACTGTCAGACTGTGAGATTGTATATGTTCTGAATAGTACCGGCATCCAAAGCAATCTTGACTgcaaaactgcaaaacaaatacttttgtga